A genome region from Deinococcus sp. KNUC1210 includes the following:
- a CDS encoding O-antigen ligase family protein, with the protein MTRPADDPSFRPPKWVSWLIAGVPVFPPLYLAAFGSLKLLRTLPLTARWILFFFASTQLLSSLFTPQPLLSLGLNTARTLFILAMISAGVYLRDSRNLRPLLWGELIIFATAWGYTLYTQGFAGVQARLGHPYYYIVALGLIAVVALWIVVLWRGGSLWWRIPAGALAVATFIAAGSRGPLLALVVGSVAAAALRLSRRGFFIIAATLAALTLITVYGPLSHFKPAQRLLTDQTTGREFVWEDAYEAWQTSPIGGVGPYQGGPYLTYLFKDGCQVTPTLARNKVECPQWASRLYGVWLIAHNNVLHWLMETGLLGTLGLLAVYGYAIFLTVRNRDVFSAAILFGFTAIGTVDVVIAVPDTHFAEIWWVVVGMSFLPSRPVSGSSAE; encoded by the coding sequence GTGACCCGACCTGCCGACGACCCCTCCTTCAGACCGCCGAAGTGGGTGAGCTGGCTGATCGCGGGCGTTCCAGTGTTTCCGCCGCTCTATCTGGCTGCGTTCGGCAGTCTCAAACTGCTGCGTACCCTGCCGCTCACCGCCCGCTGGATTCTGTTTTTCTTTGCCAGCACCCAGCTCCTTTCTTCGCTGTTCACCCCTCAGCCGCTGCTTTCGCTGGGCCTGAACACCGCCCGTACCCTGTTCATCCTGGCGATGATCTCGGCGGGCGTGTATCTGCGCGACAGCCGAAATCTCAGGCCGCTGCTGTGGGGCGAACTCATCATCTTCGCGACCGCCTGGGGCTACACGCTGTATACGCAGGGCTTCGCGGGCGTCCAGGCGCGGCTCGGGCATCCGTATTACTACATCGTGGCGCTGGGGCTGATCGCGGTGGTGGCTCTCTGGATCGTGGTCCTATGGCGCGGTGGAAGTCTGTGGTGGCGCATTCCGGCAGGTGCTCTCGCAGTCGCGACCTTTATCGCGGCGGGGAGTCGGGGACCACTGCTGGCATTGGTGGTGGGCAGCGTGGCAGCGGCGGCGCTCCGACTGTCCCGGCGAGGGTTCTTCATCATCGCCGCCACACTGGCAGCGCTGACGCTCATCACGGTCTATGGGCCACTCAGCCACTTCAAACCTGCCCAGCGGCTCCTGACTGATCAGACCACTGGGCGTGAATTCGTATGGGAAGACGCGTACGAGGCATGGCAGACCTCCCCCATCGGCGGTGTCGGCCCCTATCAGGGTGGCCCATACCTGACGTACCTGTTCAAGGACGGCTGTCAGGTCACACCTACGCTGGCCCGCAACAAAGTCGAGTGTCCACAGTGGGCCAGTCGGCTGTACGGCGTCTGGCTGATCGCGCACAACAATGTGCTGCACTGGCTGATGGAAACAGGCCTCCTGGGCACCCTCGGCCTGCTCGCCGTGTACGGTTACGCCATCTTCCTGACAGTTCGCAACCGCGATGTCTTCAGCGCCGCCATTCTCTTCGGCTTCACTGCCATCGGTACCGTCGACGTGGTGATTGCTGTTCCAGACACCCATTTCGCCGAAATCTGGTGGGTGGTGGTCGGAATGAGCTTTCTACCCTCTCGTCCGGTATCAGGCAGTTCTGCCGAGTGA
- a CDS encoding carboxylesterase/lipase family protein, whose protein sequence is MTPEALSDPRLRETASGWVRGRAMGASTAWLGLPYAQTAAGPLRFRGPQPHPGWSGVRDATRFGPDVLQPLDPSVTLTPSAEGSLVLNIWAPTGVTDVRGLPVLFWLHGGAFRAGSGRLYDGSQLAANGQMIVVTVNSRLGPLGYANFGGLYDDERFTHNAGFQDQAAALHWVHANIEAFGGDPQRITIAGQSAGSVAVALLLTGERTRHLMSGAIMQSGALNQVGTWENSVETAHAYANALGIRRENLNSLWTLPPQAFVAALHTLERVRARRFNSRPYLDGEWLPGTIEELLSAPSADVPLLIGANREEYSIFVRLPDRIFPRTDRTLLANLLEQWATPEDVLRLLSAYPDTPAGLTQFGTDLFFHVPNDHFVSRRSAPTWRYRFDWGTRLFGLGAAHGAELLFLWPNPMGSASATFRGGNPAGRAALAGRMQRAWTTFVQSGYPGADWEPATAAHPALMIFDLESRATNDETWATRRTLWKSLHPLMP, encoded by the coding sequence GTGACGCCCGAGGCCCTGTCCGACCCACGGCTGCGCGAAACGGCGAGCGGCTGGGTCAGAGGCCGGGCGATGGGAGCCAGTACCGCGTGGCTGGGGCTGCCCTACGCCCAGACCGCCGCCGGGCCGCTGCGCTTCCGGGGACCGCAGCCGCACCCTGGCTGGAGCGGCGTGCGCGATGCCACACGGTTTGGGCCAGATGTGCTGCAACCGCTCGATCCGTCGGTCACGCTCACGCCGTCAGCGGAAGGCAGCCTGGTGCTGAACATCTGGGCACCGACCGGTGTGACCGACGTGCGTGGGTTGCCGGTGCTGTTCTGGCTGCACGGCGGGGCGTTCCGGGCGGGAAGCGGGCGACTCTACGACGGCTCGCAGCTGGCAGCCAACGGACAGATGATCGTGGTGACGGTCAATTCCAGACTGGGACCGCTGGGCTATGCCAATTTCGGCGGTCTGTACGACGACGAACGCTTTACGCACAACGCGGGCTTTCAGGATCAGGCAGCAGCGCTGCACTGGGTGCATGCCAACATCGAGGCCTTCGGGGGCGACCCCCAGCGCATCACCATCGCTGGGCAGTCGGCGGGATCGGTGGCGGTGGCCCTGCTGCTTACAGGCGAGCGCACCCGACACCTGATGAGTGGGGCAATCATGCAGAGTGGGGCGCTCAATCAGGTCGGCACCTGGGAAAACAGCGTGGAGACAGCGCACGCCTACGCCAATGCACTGGGCATTCGCCGCGAGAATCTGAACTCGCTCTGGACGCTGCCCCCACAGGCGTTCGTGGCGGCCCTGCATACGCTGGAGCGCGTGCGGGCACGGCGCTTCAACTCTCGCCCGTATCTGGACGGTGAGTGGCTGCCCGGCACCATCGAGGAGTTGCTGAGCGCTCCCAGTGCCGACGTGCCTCTCCTGATCGGCGCGAACCGCGAGGAATACTCTATCTTCGTGCGCCTGCCCGACCGCATCTTTCCGCGCACCGACCGCACGCTGCTGGCGAATCTCCTCGAACAGTGGGCCACCCCGGAAGATGTCCTGCGGCTGCTGAGCGCATACCCCGACACCCCCGCCGGACTGACCCAGTTCGGCACCGATCTGTTCTTTCACGTTCCGAACGACCATTTCGTTTCCAGGCGCAGCGCTCCCACCTGGCGCTACCGCTTCGACTGGGGCACCCGGCTTTTCGGCCTGGGAGCGGCCCACGGTGCGGAACTGCTGTTCCTGTGGCCCAACCCGATGGGAAGCGCCTCGGCCACCTTCCGGGGCGGGAACCCGGCAGGCCGCGCGGCCCTGGCAGGTCGGATGCAGCGGGCCTGGACGACGTTCGTGCAGTCGGGATACCCGGGCGCGGACTGGGAGCCAGCCACCGCCGCCCACCCTGCCCTGATGATCTTCGATCTGGAGAGCCGCGCCACGAACGACGAAACCTGGGCAACCCGGCGCACTCTCTGGAAAAGCCTGCACCCGCTGATGCCCTGA